DNA from Babylonia areolata isolate BAREFJ2019XMU chromosome 35, ASM4173473v1, whole genome shotgun sequence:
CATCGACAACACCCCTGCAGAAATTTTGAAACCTGGTGGACAGACAGCAATGGGCATCCTAACTGCAATATGCAACAAAATCTGGGACACAGGCATACGGCCCACGCCTTTGACCCAGTCAATTATGATCACCCTTCCCAAGAAAGGAAATCTCCAACACTGCCAGAACTACCACACCGTCACTTTGATCAGCCTCACAAAGTGATGCTCGAATCATTCTGAGCAGATTGTAGCCGTAAGCAGATACCTTCATTGCTGAAGAGGAGGCTGGATTCTACAAAGGCAGAAATATCATCAAACGGATCTTTAACCTGTGTATCCTTTGCGAAAAACTCTTCCAACACCAGAGTGAATTTTAACACGgtttcatagacttcaagaaggcgtttgacagagTCTGACAGGAACCATTATGGGCCACAATGAAAAAACATTAACATTGGGCACAAGCCATCAATACTATCCAGCAATTATATTCCAAAGAAATCAGAGTGGTACTCACTATTGTAGAGTGGTTCCATACTTCCGTTGGAGTTCATCAGGGATGTTTTCTGGCTCCTACACTGTTCAGCATATTCCTGGAACACGTCATGGCTGACGCCCTTGAAGATCATATCAGCAGAGTCAGCATCGGAAGAAGAAACACCACGAACCTTCGCATTGCAGACGATATTGACGGCTTGGCAGGTAGTGAGCTAGAACTCACCAATATTCTTtaaagactggatgaaacatcgacaagatatGGCATGGAATCAGCGCCGAAAAGACCACGTTGATAACctgccacaacaccaccatcactgctgatataaATATCCAGGGGCAGAAGCCAGGAACTGTTCAACAATTTACCTCTCTGGGATCCGTCgtcagcaatgaaggatccaaaccagaaatcctctcaatGGAAACACAGACAATATCAGCACTGTCCAAACTGAAACCagctggaaagacagaaagaaacacaagatCAGATTCCTGCATGCACTGATAAtttccatcttcctgtatgccTGCCAGACATGGACCCTCACGGCGGGTTAGGAGAGAATGGTTCAAGCCAAAGAAATGCGATATTATTGCAAGTTACTAAACTTTAGCACACCGATCAAaccaccaatgaacaagtgcaccGAACCACTAAAACAGCTCATTGGAACATATTAAGATCTGCTGACACCAGTTAAGAAATGAAAGCTACGGTGGTTTGGCCAAGTAACGAGATTCAACGGTCTTGCCAAAACAATCATCCAAGAAACTGTTGAGGAAGGGAGATGGAacgcaagagagaaaaaaaacaacaacatggactgAAAACATTGAAGAATCGAGAGGAAAACCTCTAAACCCAAGCTTTGACACAACGGGCATatgtggaggaatctggtgaacagctcttctgTGCGGCTTCccactgactcttcacagagttgtagaagaagaagaagaagaagaagaagagaagatgaagaagaaaatgagtaTAGAAAAGATGAGAAAAGAGGATGGTCACACATTCTCagttgttaaaaagaaaaaaaagaagcagcaaagacagaaagaacgtatgaggaaagggagagaaggagggaagagaatgacagtgagggaaagggagaaggaaTGTCCAGGAATGTATGTGTAATTGTCTTGATGTCTAcgtcattgtgtgtgcgtgcatgcatgtgtgcgcgcgtgagtgttagtgttagtgtgtgtgtgtgtgtgtgtgtgtgtgtgtgtgtgtgtgtgtgcgtgcgcgcgcgctctctctctgatGGAAGAAAAAGCATTCCAGATTCACACCTTTTAATGAGAACTGGAGTTACCAAGAGATGAGTCAGTCTGTGTAGTGTCAGTGGGACTTCCACAGGGAAGTATCTGTCAGTCCTGAATGACAGGAACAGGTCACTGGAGTCCATGGGCAGGGTATTGTCCCAGTGGACAGTACAGGAGTGGTACTGCAGGAGGAAAGCATGATGTTTCAAAGCTGAAGATTGGAGAAGCGTGAACAGAGAGTTGAGGGTGATAAAACAACAGTGGCAACATGTTTCATTTTCCCTGCACTACAGCCCCTCCCTCTAAAAGTTCacaagtgcattttgttttattcgtGTCTAGTAAAGAGAGCATGAATATAACGTGGATTCACTCTGGGCCAAATGGATCAGAGGATCAgtgtgtcacaacttgtgacgacagttagggcgtgtggcccgtcttcgtttttctccaccctcctttcactttccctccttctcccatccttcagttcgggtagaaatctcgaattgcgcacgaaccacgtgcatgcatgttactcagctcacctgagcgaatatgaaatattgttgggcagcaacaatattcgaggcttttgcagcccgactgccgtagtgtacgggtcgttcctgttgttggtggggtagctaccccgacgtcttggcaccagttgaagtgagggccgcctgtcctccgttggagccacttcggtgtttcttcgtgtgtcgtcgtcgtcgtgtctttgtggtggtcgttggtgtacgctacctgtggcaggtaagaagccacttgtctacttagcttggttgtatttctatcagggatgtaggtgtgtaagAGGTAGAGGTTCGACAAGAAAGAAAggtgtacgttaggttttgacacaatctTATTTCGTTATTTACTTGTATGCTACCACTGCGTGAATATGTACTTCTTCTTGTGTCGGTTAAcatttttgccaattttattattgagttttaaaataatagttttaccttagttcactgttgtgtaaaactgggcgttggctctgtatgataggtgtagagagtgtGAGTGCCGTATGAGTTctgtaattcgtcttgtcaatggaattatattccgGCTTTGTATTTTGAATGTGCGGTACATTTGTTGGTTTTGTTAAttatcgttagaattagtattgctcagtatGGGGGAatcattccgtaatgttccagctctcgctgtgtgctgggtgtaccgggcctttcgtctggtgacccagatcttcaccccgtcctgccctgtgactggtgtcctgggtctttgccccttcctgccctgtgactggtgtcctgggtcttcgccccttcctgccccgtgactggtgtcctgtgttccgggccttttgacttgcagcctggtcctttgcttggcactgtatgctgagtcctggcacctaggccttttgactgGGGGCTTGTGCCTTTGGTCGGACCCGCCGAAGTTCGTCTGGtaccgtgtgtcagtttttttttcttttaagaggaaaacttcctgaagccGCCAAAGATTAAAGCGCGAACATGTGTACCTGTCCTGGTTTTGGGTGGTTCGTCTTTTCCTTGAGTGTGTGGAAAATCGCTTTTGATTACATTTAGGAGAATCGGTAGTTTTGtatgcgacttctgttcgtttcttctcttttttgtaatTGTGGTatacgtttttttgtttattttgcaagcataggctgtgtgtgtaaggttgcgtgagtgggatagcaGAGCGGAAGataataaattttgtgtggacgagaaatatctattgtgtttgtgttgtcgggtgaactgggttgggtgttaggttttaaaacagttctcgacctcttccctaggggggtcgtgacacagtgtgtgagtgttaatACCGTTGAACGTTCATGCACATACAGATATAAAGGTACGATGAGCACTTTTGTTTAAGCACTGTCTTGTTTGGGATTATGATTCTGCTTCTGTTGTCTTCCAGTTATACAATCCCCACACTCTCTGTCGGATACCATCAGACACAGGTCTAAGGGAGAGAATCACCATGCCCACCAACCTCAGCATCACATCATTACCTGCGACGCTCGTGACGTGTCCTTTGAAGCACGTGACGCACGTGTCTCTGGCCTGTGACCCCCACAGTCTGTGCCAGAGGAAAGTAAGGCACAGAGGTGTGTCACAAACACAGATGTGCCAAGTTTCAGTGACACTCAAAGCTCCTTACTTCAAATGCACGTTGACCAGCGAACACGTGCcgtacagtgttgtgtgtgactggcgtcaggactgtggtgataacagtgatgaatcgttctgtcAGTTCCCGCCTTGTGGAGATGGTGTCTTTGACTGTGGCCAGGGACAGGTGGGTGgttctgttcagtggtctgtttttctgtctgtctgttgtctccgacagtgtcagtgtgactgactgtgtcCCACTCCCTCTTttacccacccccgtccccccagctCACTCTCTGTGACCTCACATTTCACTAGATTGTAATCAGTTTTTTTTATGCTGGATAAGTAAACGACTGTTTAAATTTTATAAATCTTAGGCGAATACCCCTGTTTATGCCATcacagcaaactttttttttacacgtccTTAATTAATCCTTGATGTTTATATCCTTTTACTCTATGGAATCAACCTTCTAAAAACTGTATAAATAAAAGCAGATATCTTTGTCTAAAATCATTACATTATTAATTACTTTTGAGAGATGCGTGTAGTCATCAAAATTGAAGCATTGACCTTATGTAGAGAGCACTGTCTAATTCCTACCTTGCTGATGTTGATCTCACACTGGATTGATAGTTAACAAAAGAACCCCTTTTGAAACACACACTTTGGTGAAAACAGAATATTAGTTACAATATCTAGAACTGATTTCATAAAATCGAAATGGAAATAAGTGCTTGAATGAAAATTACATCTCTTGAAATTAAGATAATATACATCTATGTAACACTGCACTATCGCTTGTATTTCACTGCATTGTAATTTACTCGTATTTTCAGATATCATTAAAAACCAGGTGGTGAATTGAGATGGCAGGGAAAATGAACACTTTTCATAAGAAACATTATCTTGATTAACTCTTCTGTTTTGCTGTACGGACATTCTGTTATGCCTGACTGGACACTGATTGGTGGTTCCTGTCTTGTAAAGCATATCTCCTGCATCTTTCTGAcgttcaggaggaaggtggcagaatggttaagacgctcagctgccaatacagagagtccgtgagggtgtgggttcgaatcccgctctcgccctttctcctaagtttgactggaaaatcaaactgagcgtctagtctttcggatgagacgataaaccgaggtcccgtgtgcagcacgcacttggcgcactgaaaaagaacccatggcaacgagagtgttgtcctctggcgaaattacgtaaaatgaaatccactttcataggtacacaaatatgtaagcatgcactcaaggcctgactaagcgcgttgggttatgctgctggtcaggcatctgctcaacagatgtggtgtagcgtgtatggatttgtccgaacgcagtgacgcctccttgagaaagtgaaactgaaactgaaaatctgacgttctttgtgtgtgtctgttcctcctcctcctccttcccatcatCTTACTCGTTTAGCTCTCTGTTGTTCGCGTTTTTCAGTGCATCAGTAACGAACAGGTGTGTGATGACGTTGTCAACTGTAAGATACAACACGACGAGAAGGACTGTGGAACAAAATCGGAAAAACCAGTCTTTATTTTTAATGTGACTAACCCTCCTGCCATCGTCAATTTCGACAGACCAGGAAGTTTCACTTTAATTCCTCTCCCTGGAAACTCCACCCGCTGTCCAGAAACACACTACCAGTGTCCTGGCAATGGGTATTGTCTGCCTGTGTACACCAGGTGCAATGGTATGAGTGACTGCCCGGGTCACGAGGATGAAGCTGAGTGTGACATGTACACATGTGAAGGGTTTTACCGATGTCGTGGGttggacagacagatatgcatgcATCCAGATcacctgtgtgatggctggcctcagtgtccacaaCAGGACGATGAAATGGCGTGTGAGGTGACTAAGTCGTGTCCTGATCGCTGTGTCTGTTACGGAAAGACGTTCAGCGACAAATGGCTATTTCACGCTGACACCTTCCCCAGTATACGTTATCtggagggcagggggagtggaCTGACCTTAACTACCATCACAAACCAGAccatgctgatttatcttggtGCTGGAGCATGTGGCTGGACAGGGTTTAGCGACATACATCTGCCAAATCTCCAAGTTTTAGACATAAGCGATAATTCAGTACACTGTAATCAGCTTTGATCACTTTTCACAGTTACGTCAGCTTAAAGAACTGGATCTCTCAGGCAACCCATTGTCATCTGGAATTTCTGGTGTCAACATACGCCACAGAATGACATCTCTCTTGTTTCTCAATCTTTCTGGCGTTTCCAATGACTTTTCCCTCTTACACATTTTATCAGATTTTATTCCTGTGATTGAAATTATCGACTTTTCCCACAGCAAATTGAACACTCTGCAAGGAAGAGGTTTGTTTAGAAATATTAAAAAGCTATATTTGAAAGACTGTCCTATATCTGACTTCAGTCCTAATTTCATGAAGGAAATGGACAATCTGCAACAGCTGATTGCTGACAACTTCAAGCTGTGCTGTCCTGCTGTACTACCTGACGAATTTATGGGAAAATGCATCGTGCCAGCTGATGAAATCTCGTCCTGTGATAATTTGTTGAAAGCTGGTTCTTACAGAGCTGCTCTGGCCATCTTTGCTATGTCTGCTTTGTTGGGAAATATGTGTAGTTTTGTTTACCGACTATGGTTCTCATCAGCCAAACTTAAGGTTGGTCATGCAGTGTTTGTCATTCATCTGTGCTTGTCAGACTTTTTCATGGGTGTCTACTTATTGATAATTGGATTGGCAGACCATGTGTATGCTGGAGATTACCTGTGGAAGGAGTCATACTGGAAGAGAAGCACAGTGTGTAGTATTTCAGGATTTCTCTCCCTTTTGTCCTGTGAGGTATCATCGATCCTCATCTGCCTCATCACTCTGGATCGTTTTCTGGTCATCTGCTTCCCGTTCAGTCGGCTTCGTTTTGGATCCACGTCAGCTCACGTGGCCTGCACTGTCAGCTGGGGACTGGGGATGGTCCTGGCCTCAGTCCCTCTACTCCCTGTGACGTCACACTGGggattctacagccagacaggactCTGCATTCCTCTGCCAGTCACTAGAACTGACTTTCCTGGTCGTCACTACTCTTTTGCTGTCATGATTGTGTTCAACTTTGTTCTATTTGTGTTGATTTCTGTAGGCCAGGCCCTTATCTACTGGTCAGTCAGAGCCAACACTATGTCAGATGGTGGAGCAAAGAGCAAAGACAACGTCGTTACAAAGGACAAAACCAGATCCAAAGAGGCCACCGTCGCCCGTCGTCTTCTgatcattgccatgtcagactttctgtgctggttccccattggcgTCTGTGGACTCTTGGCAAAGCTGGACCTTCCTGTTCCAGGGGAGGTCAACACAGCCATGGCTGTTTTCGTTCTGCCATTCAACTCTGCTCTGAACCCTTTCCTTTACACGTACACGATCCTGAGAGAGAAACGCCGCAAAGAGAACAAGTCTGAATTGCTAAGTTTAATTAGTGCACAGATAAAAACAGAACTGAACGCTCTCAATCGCTGATATGACTATCCAGTACATAATGGAACAGAGTTCCTTTGTAATCTTAGAAATAAAATATTCACAATTACAATCTGTAATGTCTACATGTTTTATGCATCAGTCTATTTGCATAAACATACATTATGATGAAATTGATTATTGGTAACCTGGGCATTTCAGGAACCCGTTTTTTGTTCACGTTGCTGCACGGAGGGCTTTAAAACAGATTTGCTGCTCAACATGTGAATTAGTTATTGTTATGCTTATGTTCGTGATTTTGAAAGCGAGCATCTATCGAGGCAGTGATTTAGCCACATTACTGTTATGCTTTCATTCATGATTGTGAAAGCGAGCGCCAATTCAGGCAGTTACATCAGCTacattttttgctgccccattatctgcaccgtttcagtggcattactcccacgccgctcatttagattcccccatacacggccacacctgggttcgtccgtcacagttccagcgtcgacagtccgcagggaaccatcgatgttaggttgccaggaggccacacaccagaggagaccctgcactgctgctgagtcacttcggtggtgttcagtggtgcctgttctgatttaacgtacttaggacaccacctactaagcccctactaacgacaataatagtttagtcgcggagccagactgagtaagcgtccctcccagagtggagaccgccaccacgtccctcaaacaacagccccccataaaTCTGCCGACACAGGACTCACCcgaagcacggaagtggaggggtatcgaaactgaggtcaccatgagagcagggcatgaaaggccacagactctgagactattttgtttatattaatgatgatggaggaagaggatgacgatgacgatgttgctatggaggtccattttggttttgggactgcgtgacaaggctgtactctacgcttcctatcataatgatatcccggcgttaaccaggcccgagagatacagacacttgcattgctggtcaagtaattagagcaacacacccaaagacgcatccttgaagtgtatgacactcgactgtgtggtcccagtctccccatttaagcccacagcacactcaactctgggtaggagccggccacgggccgaaaaacccacctccgctgggattcgaacccgcgtcctcccagccgtcaatccgcgacgctaaccacttcgccacggcggctggtttcagCTACGTTATTTGTTACGCTTTCGTTCGTGGTTTCCAAAGCGAGAAACTATATGTAGTGATGGAACAGGGGTGTCATATTCCCTGGTGTTGTACGAACCTAGCTGTCTGTCGTTTTGTGTTGCCcacatcttccacacacacacacacacacacacacacagagtgtaagaCAATGTAGAAGTTTATAAGTGTTCAACAGGGACCCCTCACTGACAGAGGCACACTCGcaaacgccaacacacacacacacacacacacacacacacacactatatctattTCTTTTGTGCACTTGTGCTCGTTCAatatttgtctctcactctctgtctcttctgcctCGCCTTCAAACTGATTTATGGGTCCAACAAGTGTTGCTGGCAAGTGATACCGAGTTACAGTCAACGCTTTATTGATCATGTGACTGCAACGAGCGAAGAGCTGTATCATTGCATGtgaacccctcctctctctctctctctctgtttctttatctttctgtttctctgtctctctgtctgtctttgcctctctgtccatctgtatctgtctttgcatccctatgactgtctgtctatgtctgtctgtctctgtctctctctctgtgtttctctgtctgtctctgtccatcaaaatctctttttttgcatccctatgactgtctgtctgtatgtctgtctctctttctctgtgtttctgtctctgtctccgtctttgcctgactctgtctctgtctctgtctttgcctgactctgtctctctgtctctgtctttgcctgactctctgtctctctctttgcctgtctctgtctttgcctgactctgtctctctgtctttgccttactctgtctctctgtctctgtctttgcctgtctctgtctttgcctgactctgtttctctgtccatctgtctttgcctgtctctctgtctctctgtctctgtctttgcctgactctctctgtctttgcctgactctgtctgtctctgtctttgcctgactctgtctctctgtctctgtctttgcctgactctctgtctctctctttgcctgtctctgtctttgcctgactctgtctctctgtctttgccttactctgtctctctgtctctgtctttgcctgactctgtctctctgtctccgtctttgcctgactctgtctctgtctttgcctgactctgtctctgtctccgtctttgcctgactctgtctctgtctctgtctttgcctgactctgtctgtctctgtctttgcctgactctgtttttctgtctctgtctttgcctgactctgtctctctgtctgtctttgcctgactctgtctctctgtctctgtctctgtctttgcctggctctgtctctctgtctctgtctttgcctgactctgtttctctgtctctgtctttgcctgactctgtttctctgtctctgtctttgcctgactctgtttctctgtctctgtctttgcctgactctccgtttctctgtctctgtctccgtctttgcctggctctgtctctctgtctctgtctttgcctgactctgtttctctgtctctgtctttgcctgactctgtctctctgtctctgtctttgcctgactctgtctctctgtctctgtctttgcctgtctttgcctgactctgtctctctctgtctctgcctgactctctctgtctccgtctttgcctgactctgtctctctgtctctgtctccgtctttgcctgactctgtctctctgtctgactctctgtctctctgtctctgtctccgtctttgcctgaccctgtctctctgtctccgtctttgcctgactctctgtctctctgtctgtctccgtctttgcctgaccctgtctctctgtctccgtctttgcctgaccctgtctctctgtctccgtctttgcctgactgtttctctgtccatctgtctttctttgcatCCCTATGACTGTGttaatctgtctgtttctctttctctgtgtctctgcctctctctgtctctgtccttgcctctctctgtccctccattaCTCTTTCTTTGcacccctatgtctgtctgtctgtgggagggtgaggggagggggggggaaccggGAGGAAACTTTGTATTCCTGTCAGTCATGTCgcatatattttatattttttatacgtCAGCAAAAAGCAATAATTATGAATAACTCTGCTGCATCAAATGATGCGccatgtcgtccattttcaatAATCTCTCGAGCAAACTCgctaataaacaaagaaaataaaacagggcAAAGTTCATCCCATTGTTTCACGCCTTTAGTACATATCGATAACATAATCTGATATCCTACCGACCACATCCTtaaagactgtaggacgcatgcagcatccaggaggaagtactggccaacaccgacagcagtggaagccaaactgtacggcaccctggaggagctgcgacggacggcagccttcatcgaggacaccgggctgctcatctaatgggaggcgaacgaggaaaaaagaagatagaCAACATGTTccttatcagagagagagagagagagagagaatgaatgaatgtttattttccaacggtaaagatattagcactttggccgacttac
Protein-coding regions in this window:
- the LOC143277756 gene encoding relaxin receptor 2-like; its protein translation is MPTNLSITSLPATLVTCPLKHVTHVSLACDPHSLCQRKDDEMACEVTKSCPDRCVCYGKTFSDKWLFHADTFPSIRYLEGRGSGLTLTTITNQTMLIYLGAGACGWTGPNFMKEMDNLQQLIADNFKLCCPAVLPDEFMGKCIVPADEISSCDNLLKAGSYRAALAIFAMSALLGNMCSFVYRLWFSSAKLKVGHAVFVIHLCLSDFFMGVYLLIIGLADHVYAGDYLWKESYWKRSTVCSISGFLSLLSCEVSSILICLITLDRFLVICFPFSRLRFGSTSAHVACTVSWGLGMVLASVPLLPVTSHWGFYSQTGLCIPLPVTRTDFPGRHYSFAVMIVFNFVLFVLISVGQALIYWSVRANTMSDGGAKSKDNVVTKDKTRSKEATVARRLLIIAMSDFLCWFPIGVCGLLAKLDLPVPGEVNTAMAVFVLPFNSALNPFLYTYTILREKRRKENKRTKMPATTESPSPSADRACKAAIFMCVGDTPVTDSGNSQAQGKLRVPKTTAEAGEGGLRESKTTLTPGERAGLVGTLFGAHELVREKKT